The proteins below are encoded in one region of Polycladomyces zharkentensis:
- a CDS encoding cbb3-type cytochrome c oxidase subunit I gives MGLLRISTATTSVLFSTIIFLFGGIIGTFHHLYFSGTPIGVLAFGATFSALEVVPLVLIGFEAYENLTLSRARPWMTAYKWPIYYFISVAFWNLVGAGLFGFFINPPIALYYMQGLNTTPVHGHTALFGVYGMLGIGLMLFCLRGLTKQHVWKTKALAFSFWAINIGLALMVLLSLLPIGLMQTWASVEHGMWYARSAEFMSRGIIHNFVWLRVIVDTIFAIGALMLGWFILGPKTGWSLTGERLPYAGKGETHAK, from the coding sequence ATGGGATTGCTGCGGATATCCACAGCCACCACTTCGGTTCTTTTTTCCACGATCATCTTTTTGTTCGGAGGGATTATCGGTACGTTCCACCACTTGTACTTCAGCGGAACGCCGATCGGGGTTTTGGCATTCGGCGCCACTTTCAGCGCGCTGGAGGTGGTTCCGTTGGTACTGATCGGCTTCGAAGCGTATGAGAATTTGACCCTTTCCCGTGCCCGTCCCTGGATGACGGCGTACAAGTGGCCGATTTACTATTTTATCTCCGTTGCTTTTTGGAACCTTGTGGGGGCCGGATTGTTCGGATTCTTCATCAATCCTCCGATCGCCCTTTACTACATGCAAGGGCTTAACACCACACCCGTGCATGGACATACGGCGCTGTTCGGAGTATACGGCATGTTGGGAATCGGGCTCATGCTGTTTTGCTTACGGGGATTGACCAAACAACACGTGTGGAAAACAAAGGCTCTCGCTTTCTCGTTCTGGGCCATCAATATCGGACTGGCGCTGATGGTACTGCTCAGTCTGCTCCCGATTGGTCTGATGCAGACATGGGCAAGCGTGGAACACGGTATGTGGTATGCACGTTCGGCTGAATTCATGTCGCGGGGGATCATTCACAACTTCGTATGGCTGCGGGTGATCGTTGACACCATTTTTGCAATTGGCGCTCTCATGCTTGGCTGGTTCATCCTCGGTCCAAAAACCGGCTGGTCGCTCACCGGTGAACGACTGCCTTACGCCGGGAAAGGCGAGACACATGCAAAATAA